From the genome of Aquila chrysaetos chrysaetos chromosome 12, bAquChr1.4, whole genome shotgun sequence, one region includes:
- the LOC115349249 gene encoding carboxyl-terminal PDZ ligand of neuronal nitric oxide synthase protein isoform X5 encodes MFQGMLYTKWPRGKSSVRACLAACGEYEFKAKNIKKKKVSLIVSVDGVKVILKKKKKKKEWAWDENKMLVMHDPIYRIFYVSHDSQDLKIFSYIARDGSSNVFRCNVFKSKKKSQAMRIVRTVGQAFEVCHKLSLQHTQQNADGQEDGDSERNGDDLDVPACRLASAERAAASAEETDIDAVELPLPGADILDFSRGVTDLDAVGKEASAYADAKGCLHPEDILTASPKMLLPSSAQLPDLGTPLSAHHQMQLLQQLLQQQQQQTQVAVAQVHLLKDQLAAEAAARLEAQARVHQLLLQNKDLLQHISLLVKQVQELELKLAGNTTTGSQDSLLEITFRSNVLPVLCDPTTPQPEDTHPPPLGPGSGFPSSLGSPIVDQSMFENASAAPTPRPRHVPAVAGTLPQPSRPAGSQHLRNLGKAVGAKVNDLLRRKEPAGLPSVGVMEVNASAGAVLGTGQPASEDGAVGLDAFPRLDPPPPVTKKRTPRALKTPQDMLIAPQPAGTSPRSSTEELPEPPAAHPDPAEEQLGMRDLSPPECPGVPSMTSIPEPSGDQPTGALAVPDLIHKGSLESQWRAGERATETSPHMEKPPRRPGLEHEPPGIMAQPDPRTPSWEVEGPHPDLLSFE; translated from the exons ATGTTCCAGGGGATGCTGTACACCAAATGGCCAAGGGGGAAGAGCAGCGTCAGAGCCTGCCTCGCAGCCTGTGGCGAG TATGAGTTTAAAGCCAAGAATatcaagaagaagaaagtgagTCTCATCGTGTCAGTGGATGGTGTGAAGGTCAttctgaagaagaagaagaag aaaaaagaatggGCCTGGGATGAGAACAAAATGCTCGTCATGCACGATCCCATCTACAG GATATTCTACGTGTCTCATGACTCCCAGGACCTAAAGATATTCAGCTACATTGCCAGGGATGGGTCTAGCAATGTCTTCAGGTGCAATGTCTTCAAATCCAAGAAGAAG agccaagCCATGCGCATCGTCCGGACGGTGGGGCAGGCATTTGAGGTCTGCCACAAGCTGAGCCTCCAGCACACCCAGCAAAACGCGGACGGGCAGGAGGACGGAGACAGTGAGAGGAACGGGGACGACCTGGATGTCCCAG CCTGCCGCCTCGCCAGTGCGGAGAGGGCGGCCGCCTCAGCGGAGGAGACGGACATCGATGCCGTGGAGCTGCCGCTGCCCGGAGCTGACATCCTCGACTTCAGCCGCGGCGTGACCGACCTCGACGCCGTGGGCAAGGAGGCGAGCGCCTACGCCGATGCCAAG GGCTGCCTCCACCCTGAAGACATCCTGACAGCGTCGCCCAAGATGCTGCTGCCCTCGTCTGCCCAGCTGCCTGACCTGGGAACACCCCTCTCTGCCCACCACCAAATgcagcttctccagcagctcctgcagcagcagcagcagcagacgCAAGTGGCCGTGGCACAG GTCCACTTGCTGAAGGACCAGCTGGCCGCGGAGGCGGCGGCACGGCTGGAGGCCCAGGCTCGCGtgcaccagctcctgctccagaaCAAGGACTTGCTGCAGCACATCTCGCTCCTGGTCAAGCaggtgcaggagctggagctgaagCTGGCAGGGAACACCACCA CAGGCTCCCAGGACAGTCTGCTGGAGATCACCTTCCGCTCCAACGTCCTCCCCGTCCTCTGCGACCCAACCACCCCGCAGCCCGAGGACACCCACCCGCCGCCGCTGGGCCCCGGCTCgggcttccccagctccctgggcagccccatAG tGGACCAGAGCATGTTTGAGAACGCCAGCGCGGCACCCACCCCGCGGCCGCGGCACGTCCCCGCCGTGGCGGGCACCCTGCCACAGCCCTCTCGCCCCGCCGGCAGCCAGCACCTCCGCAACCTGGGCAAGGCCGTGGGGGCCAAGGTGAATGACCTCCTGCGCCGCAAGGAGCCGGCCGGCCTCCCCAGCGTGGGAGTGATGGAGGTGAACGCCAGCGCTGGGGCCGTGCTGGGCACGGGACAGCCGGCTAGCGAGGACGG ggctgtggggctggacGCCTTTCCCCGGCTGGACCCCCCGCCCCCCGTTACCAAGAAGCGGACGCCGCGCGCCCTGAAGACCCCGCAGGACATGCTCATCGCGCCGCAGCCGGCGGGGACCAGCCCGAGGAGCAGCACGGAGGAGCTGCCCGAACCGCCTGCAGCCCACCCTGAccctgcagaggagcagctggggaTGAGGGACCTGTCCCCTCCAGAATgccctggggtccccagcatGACCAGCATCCCAGAGCCCAGTGGGGACCAACCCACCGGTGCCCTCGCCGTGCCCGACCTCATCCATAAGGGCAGCCTGGAGAGCCAGTGGCGAGCGGGCGAGAGGGCTACCGAGACCTCACCCCACATGGAGAAGCCCCCCCGGAGACCAGGGCTGGAGCACGAGCCACCGGGGATCATGGCGCAGCCAGACCCGCGTACCCCCAGCTGGGAGGTGGAGGGGCCCCATCCTGACCTACTGTCCTTCGAGTAG
- the LOC115349249 gene encoding carboxyl-terminal PDZ ligand of neuronal nitric oxide synthase protein isoform X4 encodes MFQGMLYTKWPRGKSSVRACLAACGEYEFKAKNIKKKKVSLIVSVDGVKVILKKKKKLLSLQKKEWAWDENKMLVMHDPIYRIFYVSHDSQDLKIFSYIARDGSSNVFRCNVFKSKKKSQAMRIVRTVGQAFEVCHKLSLQHTQQNADGQEDGDSERNGDDLDVPACRLASAERAAASAEETDIDAVELPLPGADILDFSRGVTDLDAVGKEASAYADAKGCLHPEDILTASPKMLLPSSAQLPDLGTPLSAHHQMQLLQQLLQQQQQQTQVAVAQVHLLKDQLAAEAAARLEAQARVHQLLLQNKDLLQHISLLVKQVQELELKLAGNTTTGSQDSLLEITFRSNVLPVLCDPTTPQPEDTHPPPLGPGSGFPSSLGSPIVDQSMFENASAAPTPRPRHVPAVAGTLPQPSRPAGSQHLRNLGKAVGAKVNDLLRRKEPAGLPSVGVMEVNASAGAVLGTGQPASEDGAVGLDAFPRLDPPPPVTKKRTPRALKTPQDMLIAPQPAGTSPRSSTEELPEPPAAHPDPAEEQLGMRDLSPPECPGVPSMTSIPEPSGDQPTGALAVPDLIHKGSLESQWRAGERATETSPHMEKPPRRPGLEHEPPGIMAQPDPRTPSWEVEGPHPDLLSFE; translated from the exons ATGTTCCAGGGGATGCTGTACACCAAATGGCCAAGGGGGAAGAGCAGCGTCAGAGCCTGCCTCGCAGCCTGTGGCGAG TATGAGTTTAAAGCCAAGAATatcaagaagaagaaagtgagTCTCATCGTGTCAGTGGATGGTGTGAAGGTCAttctgaagaagaagaagaag cttctttcgttgcagaaaaaagaatggGCCTGGGATGAGAACAAAATGCTCGTCATGCACGATCCCATCTACAG GATATTCTACGTGTCTCATGACTCCCAGGACCTAAAGATATTCAGCTACATTGCCAGGGATGGGTCTAGCAATGTCTTCAGGTGCAATGTCTTCAAATCCAAGAAGAAG agccaagCCATGCGCATCGTCCGGACGGTGGGGCAGGCATTTGAGGTCTGCCACAAGCTGAGCCTCCAGCACACCCAGCAAAACGCGGACGGGCAGGAGGACGGAGACAGTGAGAGGAACGGGGACGACCTGGATGTCCCAG CCTGCCGCCTCGCCAGTGCGGAGAGGGCGGCCGCCTCAGCGGAGGAGACGGACATCGATGCCGTGGAGCTGCCGCTGCCCGGAGCTGACATCCTCGACTTCAGCCGCGGCGTGACCGACCTCGACGCCGTGGGCAAGGAGGCGAGCGCCTACGCCGATGCCAAG GGCTGCCTCCACCCTGAAGACATCCTGACAGCGTCGCCCAAGATGCTGCTGCCCTCGTCTGCCCAGCTGCCTGACCTGGGAACACCCCTCTCTGCCCACCACCAAATgcagcttctccagcagctcctgcagcagcagcagcagcagacgCAAGTGGCCGTGGCACAG GTCCACTTGCTGAAGGACCAGCTGGCCGCGGAGGCGGCGGCACGGCTGGAGGCCCAGGCTCGCGtgcaccagctcctgctccagaaCAAGGACTTGCTGCAGCACATCTCGCTCCTGGTCAAGCaggtgcaggagctggagctgaagCTGGCAGGGAACACCACCA CAGGCTCCCAGGACAGTCTGCTGGAGATCACCTTCCGCTCCAACGTCCTCCCCGTCCTCTGCGACCCAACCACCCCGCAGCCCGAGGACACCCACCCGCCGCCGCTGGGCCCCGGCTCgggcttccccagctccctgggcagccccatAG tGGACCAGAGCATGTTTGAGAACGCCAGCGCGGCACCCACCCCGCGGCCGCGGCACGTCCCCGCCGTGGCGGGCACCCTGCCACAGCCCTCTCGCCCCGCCGGCAGCCAGCACCTCCGCAACCTGGGCAAGGCCGTGGGGGCCAAGGTGAATGACCTCCTGCGCCGCAAGGAGCCGGCCGGCCTCCCCAGCGTGGGAGTGATGGAGGTGAACGCCAGCGCTGGGGCCGTGCTGGGCACGGGACAGCCGGCTAGCGAGGACGG ggctgtggggctggacGCCTTTCCCCGGCTGGACCCCCCGCCCCCCGTTACCAAGAAGCGGACGCCGCGCGCCCTGAAGACCCCGCAGGACATGCTCATCGCGCCGCAGCCGGCGGGGACCAGCCCGAGGAGCAGCACGGAGGAGCTGCCCGAACCGCCTGCAGCCCACCCTGAccctgcagaggagcagctggggaTGAGGGACCTGTCCCCTCCAGAATgccctggggtccccagcatGACCAGCATCCCAGAGCCCAGTGGGGACCAACCCACCGGTGCCCTCGCCGTGCCCGACCTCATCCATAAGGGCAGCCTGGAGAGCCAGTGGCGAGCGGGCGAGAGGGCTACCGAGACCTCACCCCACATGGAGAAGCCCCCCCGGAGACCAGGGCTGGAGCACGAGCCACCGGGGATCATGGCGCAGCCAGACCCGCGTACCCCCAGCTGGGAGGTGGAGGGGCCCCATCCTGACCTACTGTCCTTCGAGTAG
- the LOC115349249 gene encoding carboxyl-terminal PDZ ligand of neuronal nitric oxide synthase protein isoform X1 encodes MPAKSKYNLVDDRHDLRIPLHNEDAFQHGICFEAKYIGSLDVPRPNSRVEIVTAMRRIRYEFKAKNIKKKKVSLIVSVDGVKVILKKKKKLLSLQKKEWAWDENKMLVMHDPIYRIFYVSHDSQDLKIFSYIARDGSSNVFRCNVFKSKKKSQAMRIVRTVGQAFEVCHKLSLQHTQQNADGQEDGDSERNGDDLDVPACRLASAERAAASAEETDIDAVELPLPGADILDFSRGVTDLDAVGKEASAYADAKGCLHPEDILTASPKMLLPSSAQLPDLGTPLSAHHQMQLLQQLLQQQQQQTQVAVAQVHLLKDQLAAEAAARLEAQARVHQLLLQNKDLLQHISLLVKQVQELELKLAGNTTTGSQDSLLEITFRSNVLPVLCDPTTPQPEDTHPPPLGPGSGFPSSLGSPIVDQSMFENASAAPTPRPRHVPAVAGTLPQPSRPAGSQHLRNLGKAVGAKVNDLLRRKEPAGLPSVGVMEVNASAGAVLGTGQPASEDGAVGLDAFPRLDPPPPVTKKRTPRALKTPQDMLIAPQPAGTSPRSSTEELPEPPAAHPDPAEEQLGMRDLSPPECPGVPSMTSIPEPSGDQPTGALAVPDLIHKGSLESQWRAGERATETSPHMEKPPRRPGLEHEPPGIMAQPDPRTPSWEVEGPHPDLLSFE; translated from the exons TATGAGTTTAAAGCCAAGAATatcaagaagaagaaagtgagTCTCATCGTGTCAGTGGATGGTGTGAAGGTCAttctgaagaagaagaagaag cttctttcgttgcagaaaaaagaatggGCCTGGGATGAGAACAAAATGCTCGTCATGCACGATCCCATCTACAG GATATTCTACGTGTCTCATGACTCCCAGGACCTAAAGATATTCAGCTACATTGCCAGGGATGGGTCTAGCAATGTCTTCAGGTGCAATGTCTTCAAATCCAAGAAGAAG agccaagCCATGCGCATCGTCCGGACGGTGGGGCAGGCATTTGAGGTCTGCCACAAGCTGAGCCTCCAGCACACCCAGCAAAACGCGGACGGGCAGGAGGACGGAGACAGTGAGAGGAACGGGGACGACCTGGATGTCCCAG CCTGCCGCCTCGCCAGTGCGGAGAGGGCGGCCGCCTCAGCGGAGGAGACGGACATCGATGCCGTGGAGCTGCCGCTGCCCGGAGCTGACATCCTCGACTTCAGCCGCGGCGTGACCGACCTCGACGCCGTGGGCAAGGAGGCGAGCGCCTACGCCGATGCCAAG GGCTGCCTCCACCCTGAAGACATCCTGACAGCGTCGCCCAAGATGCTGCTGCCCTCGTCTGCCCAGCTGCCTGACCTGGGAACACCCCTCTCTGCCCACCACCAAATgcagcttctccagcagctcctgcagcagcagcagcagcagacgCAAGTGGCCGTGGCACAG GTCCACTTGCTGAAGGACCAGCTGGCCGCGGAGGCGGCGGCACGGCTGGAGGCCCAGGCTCGCGtgcaccagctcctgctccagaaCAAGGACTTGCTGCAGCACATCTCGCTCCTGGTCAAGCaggtgcaggagctggagctgaagCTGGCAGGGAACACCACCA CAGGCTCCCAGGACAGTCTGCTGGAGATCACCTTCCGCTCCAACGTCCTCCCCGTCCTCTGCGACCCAACCACCCCGCAGCCCGAGGACACCCACCCGCCGCCGCTGGGCCCCGGCTCgggcttccccagctccctgggcagccccatAG tGGACCAGAGCATGTTTGAGAACGCCAGCGCGGCACCCACCCCGCGGCCGCGGCACGTCCCCGCCGTGGCGGGCACCCTGCCACAGCCCTCTCGCCCCGCCGGCAGCCAGCACCTCCGCAACCTGGGCAAGGCCGTGGGGGCCAAGGTGAATGACCTCCTGCGCCGCAAGGAGCCGGCCGGCCTCCCCAGCGTGGGAGTGATGGAGGTGAACGCCAGCGCTGGGGCCGTGCTGGGCACGGGACAGCCGGCTAGCGAGGACGG ggctgtggggctggacGCCTTTCCCCGGCTGGACCCCCCGCCCCCCGTTACCAAGAAGCGGACGCCGCGCGCCCTGAAGACCCCGCAGGACATGCTCATCGCGCCGCAGCCGGCGGGGACCAGCCCGAGGAGCAGCACGGAGGAGCTGCCCGAACCGCCTGCAGCCCACCCTGAccctgcagaggagcagctggggaTGAGGGACCTGTCCCCTCCAGAATgccctggggtccccagcatGACCAGCATCCCAGAGCCCAGTGGGGACCAACCCACCGGTGCCCTCGCCGTGCCCGACCTCATCCATAAGGGCAGCCTGGAGAGCCAGTGGCGAGCGGGCGAGAGGGCTACCGAGACCTCACCCCACATGGAGAAGCCCCCCCGGAGACCAGGGCTGGAGCACGAGCCACCGGGGATCATGGCGCAGCCAGACCCGCGTACCCCCAGCTGGGAGGTGGAGGGGCCCCATCCTGACCTACTGTCCTTCGAGTAG
- the LOC115349249 gene encoding carboxyl-terminal PDZ ligand of neuronal nitric oxide synthase protein isoform X3 produces the protein MPAKSKYNLVDDRHDLRIPLHNEDAFQHGICFEAKYIGSLDVPRPNSRVEIVTAMRRIRYEFKAKNIKKKKVSLIVSVDGVKVILKKKKKKKEWAWDENKMLVMHDPIYRIFYVSHDSQDLKIFSYIARDGSSNVFRCNVFKSKKKSQAMRIVRTVGQAFEVCHKLSLQHTQQNADGQEDGDSERNGDDLDVPACRLASAERAAASAEETDIDAVELPLPGADILDFSRGVTDLDAVGKEASAYADAKGCLHPEDILTASPKMLLPSSAQLPDLGTPLSAHHQMQLLQQLLQQQQQQTQVAVAQVHLLKDQLAAEAAARLEAQARVHQLLLQNKDLLQHISLLVKQVQELELKLAGNTTTGSQDSLLEITFRSNVLPVLCDPTTPQPEDTHPPPLGPGSGFPSSLGSPIVDQSMFENASAAPTPRPRHVPAVAGTLPQPSRPAGSQHLRNLGKAVGAKVNDLLRRKEPAGLPSVGVMEVNASAGAVLGTGQPASEDGAVGLDAFPRLDPPPPVTKKRTPRALKTPQDMLIAPQPAGTSPRSSTEELPEPPAAHPDPAEEQLGMRDLSPPECPGVPSMTSIPEPSGDQPTGALAVPDLIHKGSLESQWRAGERATETSPHMEKPPRRPGLEHEPPGIMAQPDPRTPSWEVEGPHPDLLSFE, from the exons TATGAGTTTAAAGCCAAGAATatcaagaagaagaaagtgagTCTCATCGTGTCAGTGGATGGTGTGAAGGTCAttctgaagaagaagaagaag aaaaaagaatggGCCTGGGATGAGAACAAAATGCTCGTCATGCACGATCCCATCTACAG GATATTCTACGTGTCTCATGACTCCCAGGACCTAAAGATATTCAGCTACATTGCCAGGGATGGGTCTAGCAATGTCTTCAGGTGCAATGTCTTCAAATCCAAGAAGAAG agccaagCCATGCGCATCGTCCGGACGGTGGGGCAGGCATTTGAGGTCTGCCACAAGCTGAGCCTCCAGCACACCCAGCAAAACGCGGACGGGCAGGAGGACGGAGACAGTGAGAGGAACGGGGACGACCTGGATGTCCCAG CCTGCCGCCTCGCCAGTGCGGAGAGGGCGGCCGCCTCAGCGGAGGAGACGGACATCGATGCCGTGGAGCTGCCGCTGCCCGGAGCTGACATCCTCGACTTCAGCCGCGGCGTGACCGACCTCGACGCCGTGGGCAAGGAGGCGAGCGCCTACGCCGATGCCAAG GGCTGCCTCCACCCTGAAGACATCCTGACAGCGTCGCCCAAGATGCTGCTGCCCTCGTCTGCCCAGCTGCCTGACCTGGGAACACCCCTCTCTGCCCACCACCAAATgcagcttctccagcagctcctgcagcagcagcagcagcagacgCAAGTGGCCGTGGCACAG GTCCACTTGCTGAAGGACCAGCTGGCCGCGGAGGCGGCGGCACGGCTGGAGGCCCAGGCTCGCGtgcaccagctcctgctccagaaCAAGGACTTGCTGCAGCACATCTCGCTCCTGGTCAAGCaggtgcaggagctggagctgaagCTGGCAGGGAACACCACCA CAGGCTCCCAGGACAGTCTGCTGGAGATCACCTTCCGCTCCAACGTCCTCCCCGTCCTCTGCGACCCAACCACCCCGCAGCCCGAGGACACCCACCCGCCGCCGCTGGGCCCCGGCTCgggcttccccagctccctgggcagccccatAG tGGACCAGAGCATGTTTGAGAACGCCAGCGCGGCACCCACCCCGCGGCCGCGGCACGTCCCCGCCGTGGCGGGCACCCTGCCACAGCCCTCTCGCCCCGCCGGCAGCCAGCACCTCCGCAACCTGGGCAAGGCCGTGGGGGCCAAGGTGAATGACCTCCTGCGCCGCAAGGAGCCGGCCGGCCTCCCCAGCGTGGGAGTGATGGAGGTGAACGCCAGCGCTGGGGCCGTGCTGGGCACGGGACAGCCGGCTAGCGAGGACGG ggctgtggggctggacGCCTTTCCCCGGCTGGACCCCCCGCCCCCCGTTACCAAGAAGCGGACGCCGCGCGCCCTGAAGACCCCGCAGGACATGCTCATCGCGCCGCAGCCGGCGGGGACCAGCCCGAGGAGCAGCACGGAGGAGCTGCCCGAACCGCCTGCAGCCCACCCTGAccctgcagaggagcagctggggaTGAGGGACCTGTCCCCTCCAGAATgccctggggtccccagcatGACCAGCATCCCAGAGCCCAGTGGGGACCAACCCACCGGTGCCCTCGCCGTGCCCGACCTCATCCATAAGGGCAGCCTGGAGAGCCAGTGGCGAGCGGGCGAGAGGGCTACCGAGACCTCACCCCACATGGAGAAGCCCCCCCGGAGACCAGGGCTGGAGCACGAGCCACCGGGGATCATGGCGCAGCCAGACCCGCGTACCCCCAGCTGGGAGGTGGAGGGGCCCCATCCTGACCTACTGTCCTTCGAGTAG
- the LOC115349249 gene encoding carboxyl-terminal PDZ ligand of neuronal nitric oxide synthase protein isoform X2, translated as MPAKSKYNLVDDRHDLRIPLHNEDAFQHGICFEAKYIGSLDVPRPNSRVEIVTAMRRIRYEFKAKNIKKKKVSLIVSVDGVKVILKKKKKLLSLQKKEWAWDENKMLVMHDPIYRIFYVSHDSQDLKIFSYIARDGSSNVFRCNVFKSKKKSQAMRIVRTVGQAFEVCHKLSLQHTQQNADGQEDGDSERNGDDLDVPACRLASAERAAASAEETDIDAVELPLPGADILDFSRGVTDLDAVGKEASAYADAKGCLHPEDILTASPKMLLPSSAQLPDLGTPLSAHHQMQLLQQLLQQQQQQTQVAVAQVHLLKDQLAAEAAARLEAQARVHQLLLQNKDLLQHISLLVKQVQELELKLAGNTTSSQDSLLEITFRSNVLPVLCDPTTPQPEDTHPPPLGPGSGFPSSLGSPIVDQSMFENASAAPTPRPRHVPAVAGTLPQPSRPAGSQHLRNLGKAVGAKVNDLLRRKEPAGLPSVGVMEVNASAGAVLGTGQPASEDGAVGLDAFPRLDPPPPVTKKRTPRALKTPQDMLIAPQPAGTSPRSSTEELPEPPAAHPDPAEEQLGMRDLSPPECPGVPSMTSIPEPSGDQPTGALAVPDLIHKGSLESQWRAGERATETSPHMEKPPRRPGLEHEPPGIMAQPDPRTPSWEVEGPHPDLLSFE; from the exons TATGAGTTTAAAGCCAAGAATatcaagaagaagaaagtgagTCTCATCGTGTCAGTGGATGGTGTGAAGGTCAttctgaagaagaagaagaag cttctttcgttgcagaaaaaagaatggGCCTGGGATGAGAACAAAATGCTCGTCATGCACGATCCCATCTACAG GATATTCTACGTGTCTCATGACTCCCAGGACCTAAAGATATTCAGCTACATTGCCAGGGATGGGTCTAGCAATGTCTTCAGGTGCAATGTCTTCAAATCCAAGAAGAAG agccaagCCATGCGCATCGTCCGGACGGTGGGGCAGGCATTTGAGGTCTGCCACAAGCTGAGCCTCCAGCACACCCAGCAAAACGCGGACGGGCAGGAGGACGGAGACAGTGAGAGGAACGGGGACGACCTGGATGTCCCAG CCTGCCGCCTCGCCAGTGCGGAGAGGGCGGCCGCCTCAGCGGAGGAGACGGACATCGATGCCGTGGAGCTGCCGCTGCCCGGAGCTGACATCCTCGACTTCAGCCGCGGCGTGACCGACCTCGACGCCGTGGGCAAGGAGGCGAGCGCCTACGCCGATGCCAAG GGCTGCCTCCACCCTGAAGACATCCTGACAGCGTCGCCCAAGATGCTGCTGCCCTCGTCTGCCCAGCTGCCTGACCTGGGAACACCCCTCTCTGCCCACCACCAAATgcagcttctccagcagctcctgcagcagcagcagcagcagacgCAAGTGGCCGTGGCACAG GTCCACTTGCTGAAGGACCAGCTGGCCGCGGAGGCGGCGGCACGGCTGGAGGCCCAGGCTCGCGtgcaccagctcctgctccagaaCAAGGACTTGCTGCAGCACATCTCGCTCCTGGTCAAGCaggtgcaggagctggagctgaagCTGGCAGGGAACACCACCA GCTCCCAGGACAGTCTGCTGGAGATCACCTTCCGCTCCAACGTCCTCCCCGTCCTCTGCGACCCAACCACCCCGCAGCCCGAGGACACCCACCCGCCGCCGCTGGGCCCCGGCTCgggcttccccagctccctgggcagccccatAG tGGACCAGAGCATGTTTGAGAACGCCAGCGCGGCACCCACCCCGCGGCCGCGGCACGTCCCCGCCGTGGCGGGCACCCTGCCACAGCCCTCTCGCCCCGCCGGCAGCCAGCACCTCCGCAACCTGGGCAAGGCCGTGGGGGCCAAGGTGAATGACCTCCTGCGCCGCAAGGAGCCGGCCGGCCTCCCCAGCGTGGGAGTGATGGAGGTGAACGCCAGCGCTGGGGCCGTGCTGGGCACGGGACAGCCGGCTAGCGAGGACGG ggctgtggggctggacGCCTTTCCCCGGCTGGACCCCCCGCCCCCCGTTACCAAGAAGCGGACGCCGCGCGCCCTGAAGACCCCGCAGGACATGCTCATCGCGCCGCAGCCGGCGGGGACCAGCCCGAGGAGCAGCACGGAGGAGCTGCCCGAACCGCCTGCAGCCCACCCTGAccctgcagaggagcagctggggaTGAGGGACCTGTCCCCTCCAGAATgccctggggtccccagcatGACCAGCATCCCAGAGCCCAGTGGGGACCAACCCACCGGTGCCCTCGCCGTGCCCGACCTCATCCATAAGGGCAGCCTGGAGAGCCAGTGGCGAGCGGGCGAGAGGGCTACCGAGACCTCACCCCACATGGAGAAGCCCCCCCGGAGACCAGGGCTGGAGCACGAGCCACCGGGGATCATGGCGCAGCCAGACCCGCGTACCCCCAGCTGGGAGGTGGAGGGGCCCCATCCTGACCTACTGTCCTTCGAGTAG